One genomic window of Trueperaceae bacterium includes the following:
- a CDS encoding GNAT family N-acetyltransferase yields the protein MGGHRHASREKDPPERDPRETYDREQGSGETGSHEQDARELARREQGVSARASRAPNASPEAPRQHDPLEQHSHDQGAAAVELRELESMDELRPLERLQREVWGIDDLEVVPATAMRAAVHAGGLVVGALVAGEAIGFAFGFVSAPHGRGMSGTGMHSHMAAVLPGFRRQGVGRRLKRYQASWCASRGLRWISWTFDPLRAENARFNLAVLGARCYEYLADLYGPMPGALGGGIESDRLLAVWAVGGADRGADPAGTEGSAGRAAAGANRGAGSGERRDDRGVWLLPPGDEPQAPDAAAIETALERNRTLLVAVPPVRLDVFSRPELAMSWRAAHRLSMKAALDRGWAATGFHDGAYVLEPGAHPQT from the coding sequence ATGGGCGGACACCGGCATGCATCCCGCGAGAAGGACCCCCCCGAGCGGGACCCTCGCGAGACCTACGACCGCGAGCAAGGCTCTGGCGAGACGGGCTCTCACGAGCAGGACGCCCGCGAGCTGGCCCGCCGCGAACAAGGCGTCTCCGCGCGGGCCTCTCGCGCCCCGAACGCCTCCCCGGAGGCCCCTCGCCAGCATGACCCCCTCGAGCAGCACTCCCATGACCAGGGAGCCGCGGCCGTCGAGCTGAGGGAGCTCGAGTCGATGGACGAGCTGCGGCCGCTCGAGCGCCTACAGCGTGAGGTATGGGGCATCGACGACCTCGAGGTCGTGCCTGCCACGGCGATGCGCGCCGCGGTGCATGCCGGCGGTCTGGTTGTGGGGGCCCTCGTGGCGGGCGAGGCGATCGGCTTCGCGTTCGGCTTCGTCTCCGCGCCGCACGGGCGGGGGATGAGCGGGACCGGCATGCACTCGCACATGGCCGCCGTACTGCCCGGGTTCCGGCGCCAGGGCGTCGGGCGCCGCCTGAAGCGGTACCAGGCGAGCTGGTGCGCGTCGCGGGGGCTGCGATGGATCAGCTGGACGTTCGATCCTCTGCGCGCCGAGAACGCGCGCTTCAACCTCGCCGTCCTCGGTGCGCGCTGCTACGAGTACCTCGCGGACCTCTATGGCCCCATGCCGGGCGCCTTGGGTGGCGGCATCGAGAGCGACAGGCTACTGGCCGTATGGGCGGTGGGCGGCGCGGACCGCGGGGCCGACCCGGCGGGGACCGAGGGCTCGGCGGGGCGTGCCGCGGCCGGCGCGAACCGAGGAGCCGGGAGCGGGGAACGGCGCGACGACCGCGGCGTCTGGCTGCTGCCTCCCGGCGACGAGCCGCAGGCGCCAGACGCTGCCGCCATCGAGACAGCGCTCGAGAGGAATAGGACGCTGCTCGTGGCGGTCCCCCCAGTGCGGCTCGACGTCTTCTCTCGGCCCGAGCTGGCGATGTCCTGGCGCGCGGCCCACCGGCTGAGCATGAAAGCGGCCCTGGACCGCGGGTGGGCGGCGACCGGCTTCCATGACGGCGCCTACGTCCTCGAGCCGGGCGCCCATC